In Miscanthus floridulus cultivar M001 chromosome 5, ASM1932011v1, whole genome shotgun sequence, one genomic interval encodes:
- the LOC136451827 gene encoding uncharacterized protein isoform X2 — MTGETRQSEEECHLHQILSGTNIVDESHDHDTTDLHKCVSFITSDLPVPLVRAVSLSHQVTGSKQPLSRFCGGKACLGFSLPQTPLMWEPPALGLLSLILELTYRRLEARKQYLRSKLRSMQP; from the exons ATGACAGGGGAGACAAGGCAGTCAGAGGAAGAGTGTCATCTCCACCAGATCCTATCA GGCACAAACATAGTTGATGAATCACATGATCACGACACAACTGACTTGCACAAATGTGTATCATTTATCACAAGCGATCTCCCTGTCCCAT TGGTGAgggctgtctcactgagtcaccaggtcacgggttcgaagcagcctctcagcagattttgcggggggaaggcttgtcttggtttttcccttccccaaaccccacttatgtgggagcctccggcactgggtctgctcTCTCTTATTTTG GAACTGACCTACAGGAGGCTGGAGGCCAGAAAGCAATACTTGAGGAGCAAGCTGAGGAGTATGCAGCCTTGA
- the LOC136451827 gene encoding uncharacterized protein isoform X1, with protein MTGETRQSEEECHLHQILSGTNIVDESHDHDTTDLHKCVSFITSDLPVPLVRAVSLSHQVTGSKQPLSRFCGGKACLGFSLPQTPLMWEPPALGLLSLILEAGGQKAILEEQAEEYAALIMEESGRQLPIGKKDTSCWVA; from the exons ATGACAGGGGAGACAAGGCAGTCAGAGGAAGAGTGTCATCTCCACCAGATCCTATCA GGCACAAACATAGTTGATGAATCACATGATCACGACACAACTGACTTGCACAAATGTGTATCATTTATCACAAGCGATCTCCCTGTCCCAT TGGTGAgggctgtctcactgagtcaccaggtcacgggttcgaagcagcctctcagcagattttgcggggggaaggcttgtcttggtttttcccttccccaaaccccacttatgtgggagcctccggcactgggtctgctcTCTCTTATTTTG GAGGCTGGAGGCCAGAAAGCAATACTTGAGGAGCAAGCTGAGGAGTATGCAGCCTTGATCATGG AGGAATCAGGCCGCCAGCTCCCAATTGGCAAGAAAGACACGTCATGCTGGGTTGCATAA
- the LOC136451827 gene encoding uncharacterized protein isoform X3 yields MTGETRQSEEECHLHQILSGTNIVDESHDHDTTDLHKCVSFITSDLPVPLVRAVSLSHQVTGSKQPLSRFCGGKACLGFSLPQTPLMWEPPALGLLSLILESGRQLPIGKKDTSCWVA; encoded by the exons ATGACAGGGGAGACAAGGCAGTCAGAGGAAGAGTGTCATCTCCACCAGATCCTATCA GGCACAAACATAGTTGATGAATCACATGATCACGACACAACTGACTTGCACAAATGTGTATCATTTATCACAAGCGATCTCCCTGTCCCAT TGGTGAgggctgtctcactgagtcaccaggtcacgggttcgaagcagcctctcagcagattttgcggggggaaggcttgtcttggtttttcccttccccaaaccccacttatgtgggagcctccggcactgggtctgctcTCTCTTATTTTG GAATCAGGCCGCCAGCTCCCAATTGGCAAGAAAGACACGTCATGCTGGGTTGCATAA